The genome window ATGAGGGCGGTGGTCACTGGGTGCGTAGCTATTTCCGGTATGGTGACCTGCCTAATGCGGTCTGGCTGAGTAAGGCTCCACTTGGAGAAAAATACCCGATTGGGAGCTCCAGCTGAAGATGCTTCTTTGTATTCAGCACAGCTAAGAGTGACACATTGTCCTTTAAGTATTTGCCAGGTGGTATTGATGTATCGAGTCTACGATCTTTGTTTGCGGCCCAATTTATCTTTCTCGTCGGGATCTCCCACGCAATACTAGCTACTACCAGTGGTAAGTTACATTGTTGCAATAAGTAGTACCGGAATTATGAGTATATTTACATCATACCTCACAACATGATGCTAGTATAGGATGAAACCTCAATGGGAGAGTTCCGTAAAGCTCAAGCCCAGGCCAGATGTCGTTTTATCAGATTATCAACAGCCCCCGCTTTCGTTAACTCTGCATATTAACAGCCAAGAAATAGATAAGCGGAGTGCACGTCCGAGATGACGCTTCATGATAATGAGGTTTCATCCGGAGTGACGCTTGATAAGACGTGGGTGGCTGATATAAGGCGAGCCTAACAATAGTTAAGCCTTGGACGGACATTTACAGGGGAGAGCTTCTCAGTGGCCAGCCTGGCGTATTAGACATGGTTCTCAGCCCGCTCTTCCCTAGGTAAACAATTCCGGCAATTCTTCACGAAGTTCTCCCGATTATATCCCGTCTTCTAGAAGACTATCACCCACATAGAACCACATACTATTGACATAGAGCCCACCCTCTTTGAACTACACATCTCCGACAACGGCCGATAGCCCCCCCAACTAATGGACCCTAAGCCGAACTCCGAAGATAAAGCAGATAAGATCGGGGGCTAGGCCGTTATCCACCTACTACGTTGGGGCGGGATAAACGGCTAAAACGTTGGGCGATCGACTCATGTATATATTGCGGTGAGAGCCGACTGAACAGGGTCGTAGTAAACATCTCTCAGACTTACACTTAATCTTCAAATACCACTCACTGTAGACATATTATCACGATGGgctccaccacaacaaacACGATGCTCCCCCCAAATAACCCCATTACTCCCTTCTGGCGCACCCAACTCGACCCGCTCGATGATATCCGGAGCACGCCCGACCTGCCCCCGCAAAGCGACATTGTCATCATTGGCGGCGGCTACTCGGGCATCACCCTAGCTTACTATCTCCTCAAACAGCTCGCCGAGCAGGGTGACaagactactactattacgcTGCTCGAGGCGAGGCAGATTTGCTCGGGCGCGACGGGTCGAAATGGTATGTCCCTATCCATACCTAAGTATGGGGTACACGAGGTTAACCTTGAAAGTGAAGGCGGCCATCTCCGCCCCGACATTTACGGTCACATTCCCACCTACATTGAGCGCTCCGGGCTAGAAGCGGGTCTGGAGATCGCCGAGTTCGAATACGCCCATATCCAAGCGCTGAAAGATCTCCTCCGCGAGGAAAACATCGACTGCGATTTGAACATTACCCGGAACATGAATGTGTATCTAGATGAAGAGTCGGCAGAGAAAGCCAAGCTCGCGTATGAGATGTTGCAGGCGAAGGGGGTCAAATTAGCCGAGGACTTGCATTATACGGGGAAAAGGGatgcggaggtggtgagtaTATATCCTTTATCATCCATCATTTACTTTCCAATGAGATAGGGAAAGATACTAATAAAGATACAGATATCAGGCGCTCACAACGCCAAGGCCTGCATCTCCTACACATCAGGCACACTCTGGCCCTACAAATTCATTCTCGGCCTACTAAGCAAAATCATCAAATCCCCGCAATTAAACGTTCAAACCCACACCCCAGTGACATCCATCACTACAGAAGAcaacatccacaccatcTCCACTCCCCGCGGCACTCTCCGCACCGGAAAAATTGTCTACGCGACAAACGCTTACACCGCCGGCTTACTCCCCGAGTATTCGGCAAACATCATCCCCTGCAAGGGAATATGCTGCCATATCACGGTCCCTGAGGGAGAGGGCAAGAAACCCGCACCGTTCCTCCCATACTCATATGCAATCGGGTACGGATCCGACGTTGTCGGCGGGGGCAGCTATCTGATTTCCAGACCGGATGGGAGTATTATTGTGGGTGGTGCGCAAGCAACCTTTAAGGATAAGCGGGAGGAGTGGTATGGTGTTGTGGATGATACGACGTTGATTGATTCGGCGAAGAATTACTATGATGGGTACATGCAGCGGACATttcgggggtgggaggaTAGTGGGGCGTATGTGAAGGAGATTTGGACAGGTGGTGAGTATCCcttcttttacttcttttgtATCTTTGTATCTGCATTTTAGTGTTTGAGGGAATGACTTGTGCTGACTATGCTAACAGTTATGGGCTACTCGGCCGACTCGCATCCGCATATCGGCGAAGTTCCCAATAAACCCGGCCAGTATGTCTGTGCTGGGTTTAATGGCCATGGAATGCCGGTGATTCTGCTGTCCGCCAAGGGACTGGCGGAGATGATtcagaaggggaagaagttcGAGGAGACGGGGATGCCACGATTGTTTAAGACGAGTGtagagaggatggagaaggcgaggaaTGGGCCGGAGGGGGGAGATATCTTTGCATAGGATGCTGATATACAGTTGATATTCAAGTTGGCGTATCACTGAGATGTCTATATACTAGCTGATATATACTAACCATCCTATAATATTTCAGAGAAGCATACAAGATATACATTAATGCACCATCGAATTCAAAAACTCCCCCAACCAATCATCATACCCAACGCCCAAACCCCCCATGTCCTGCACCtgtccatgtccatgtccCTGACCCAGCCCATTAGCACTACTACCATCCTGCACCCCCTGCCCCTGCCCCTCCACTTCtcccccattcccattcccatcccgACCCCCAAAAACACCCCCCCACTTCAACCTAACAGACTCATACTTCCCAATCGAATAGAAAAacacatcttcatcctcatcctcgccctggGCCTCGAGTCTCGCCAACGCAGCCGCCTGGCCTAAATTCCCAATTAACCGAtccatcacttccatcaaATCGATCGTTTGCTGTACGTGCCCCCGATCCCAGGCCGGATTATGatcaccgtcatcatcatccagcgtAGAGAGCCGATATAGGGCTGCTAAATGCCGTACGAGCTGCGCGAAGATCGGGAAGGGAAAGCCTGCGTATTCGGCTGGTGGGATTGCGAGGAAGGTGGTGAGCCAGGTGGATGTTGCGGAGAGGCAGGCGTGGAGGGATtcgaggtggtggagctggTTGGTAGTTGATGTGGTacttggggaggaggaggtggtggtagtagggCTAGTAGGGGGTTGTTTTAGGAGGGCggattggtggatggtgaggtgAGTGTTggagtggtggaggtggaggattcggTGGCCTTGGGAATTGGGGGTGAGTTTGCTTTGggtttggtggaggtgggtggtgagggtgtggGTGTAGATTGTTGAGAGGggtgagatgatggatgggaggtTAGTGTGGTAGGGgtctgtggttgtggtggtggtgttgattCTCTCGTTGATGAGTTGGAAGCGTGCTTGTTGGGCGAGAATCTCGTCATTTAGACATTCTGGGTgttcgaggagatggtgtaGGCATTCGTCCATGTGGGGGGTCCAGCGGAGCGGGTCGCTTttctcgaggaagagggagatgctGGGAGTGAGTTAGCAGTGGGTTTATACTTGACAGTACTTAGttgggatggggggtggatggtgtACCTGGAGGTTAAGAGGAAACAGCCCAGCACGGCGCGTCTCTCGTCCATTGTtcgggttggtggtggggatggatccTCGTCTGGGTGCGTTTGGAGTATAGTCAGTAGTGATGGTTTGTCTCCGCCGGGGGCTTGATTGAGCATGAGGTCGTAGACGATGGCTGTGGCGAATTGGCTGTAGATGGTCATGTTGAGCTTCTTGAATACTTGTTGGTTGGACCTGTTGCTGTTAGAATTGGGAATCAAAAGGGGAAGGGCAATCGTACCAGGCTATATATACCAGGAGACCTAAGAGGAAGTCGAGATCGCGACCGTAGCAGTCATGAACCATGCGCTGAGCTACAGTCTCGCGGATTCTATCACAAAGTGTACGTCGCTGACTCGGGCTCTTCGACGTGACTGCCATGATGCATAGCCAGAGGAACGGCCGGTCACTACGGAGATGCTGTGCTGTTGTTCCTGGTGGGAAGTACACGAATGGCAGATAGGGTAGCTTCTGAGTGACAAAGATGCTCAGATACTCTTCAGCCTGTGACCGGGTCGGCTCTGCTGTACTCGCATTTGGCAAGTGTCCTCCACTATTCGACTCATCTCGGGATAAGGTAGCTCCAACCTGGGCAAAGTGATTAAGGAACCCGCAGTCGATGGATTTCTCCGCCGTCGAGACTGTTCGAGTAACCTTGATCTGGGAgcgtggcggtggtggatgatgatggtcttCATCCGGCTCTCGTCGCAGCTCCTCAATCAGCTCAGCATAATCCCCCGCATTGTTGGAAGACTGCGCGCGGAGCAGCGTCACCAGTTCatcgagcttcttctctAACCGTCCCGTCTTGGGCAGTGAGGACTTGCGCGCATTCTGCCGTCGATGGAAAGCCGATGGCCGGCATTCTTTATTCAAGCGTTGACACCTTCCAGTACTGTCAGACTCGAATTATCTCAGTGTACTGTAAGACAAACCTCTGGCATCGCCCGCCCCCTTTGGGTAGGATGCATTTGCATTTAGACTGCGAGCAATTCATGCAGGCGCGGCCGTACGGGGCCGGGGCGAGATCATACTGGGTGGGGGGCTGATCCATGGCGACAAGCGGACTTGACCATAAATCATGACACAAGAGATGCAAAGAGGGTCGGATTTCCGTCAGATTTGGGCGGCAATGCCGTAGGATTTAAGAGTCGCGAACCCCGTCGGGGTGTAAGCACCGAAGGATTTGCCATCGGATATTACGGCGTTATCACCGTGCCCTAATCCGAGATGCCGTTGGACTTCTTGGCGAGGGTGGTATATAGATCGCTGGCCGGCGTCATGTCCATTATATCTCTACGAGTATTCTCTTGCAAATAAGTGCTGGAGTCATTCTAAGCTCTAAATTCTCAACAATTGACTCGCCATAATGGCCCCAACCAATACCGCCGCCTGGATCAAGTCCGAAAAGGCCTACCCGCTGGAAATCGACAGCGCTCCATACACCCATCCCGGCGAGAACGAACTCGTAATCAAGAACCACAGCATCGGGCTCAACCTCGTCGACTATGCTCGTCAAGACCTTGGCTCCGCCCTCTTCGCCTGGACACCCTATCCCGCTATCATGGGCAGCGACGTCGCCGGCGAAGTTGTGGAAGTCGGACCAGGCCCTATTTCCTCCCGATTCAAGCCCGGAGACCGGGTCCTCGGTCTAACAGGTGAACTGAAAAGCACGCGTTCCTCCAAAGGTGCCTTCCAGAACTACGTTGTGCTCCACGCACACATGacctcccccatcccatccgaTCTATCCTACGCCGACGCGGCCGGAATCCCCCTCGGAATATCAACCGCCGCATGTGGCCTCTTCCAGAAAGACTATCTCGCGCTGCAGCATCCCACCGCTCCCCGAGCCCCATCAACAGGCCAAACCGTCCTCATCTGGAGCGGATCATCCAGCGTCGGCAGCAACGCTATCCAACTTGCCGTGGCGGCGGGTTATGAAGTGATTACGACGGCTTCGCCGCGGAACTACGACTTTGTCAAATCTCTTGGTGCGAGCCACGTCTTTGACTATAAGTCTGAGACGGTAGTCGAGGATATCATTGCTGCGTTTAGGGGGAAGTCTAGTGCTGGTGCATTGGCTATTGGGCCGGAGTCACCTGAAAGGTGTGGTCAGATTGTGGCGAGGGTCAAAGGGAAGAAATTTGTTGCGTTGGTGAGTCCGCCGTCCGGAACGCTGGCAGATGGGGTCGAGTCGAAGTTCGTCTTTGGTGGTGATTTGGCTGAGAATGAGGTTGGGCCTGCTATCTTTGTGGATTTCTTGCCGGCCGcgttgaaggaggggagctTTGTTAGTGCACCtaaggtggaggtggtaggTGAGGGATTGGAGTCGCTGCAGGGGGCGTTGGATGTTTTGAAGAAGGGAGTTTCGGCGAAGAAATTGGTCGTTTCGCTGTAGGTGGGTGTGTGGTGCTTATGGGTTGGCTTCGTGATTAATGATTGTCTTGTTTTTAGCGGATTTGAGACATTGTCAATGCGTTGTTTTGTACTAATACTATTGATCGTGGCTAAGCGTGGCACCAGTACTCGTTGTCGAAAAGCAAGGTCAAGTAGGACTGTTATAGTTGTGGAATGTTCTGGAGACGACATGAAATCATGATGTTCTATCTCAGGCATAATCAGAATCATATACTTGACTAATATCAATTAGTGTGAAGATCGTTATGAGCGGGGTGTCAGAACGTTACTGGTTTGATAATCTGAACATCGTATCAATGAAATAATGTAATCGTTCAAACACTTTAAAAAGTAAAGACCCGAGGAATGTGATGTTCAAGGTCACGgttctatatattttccaCGATATACATACTCCGAGTCGGCCCGATAGCCAGGGTAGGGGCCTAGACTGAATAAATCTTTCCATGGACCGGTACATTTCGTATTCGCTAAGACAATACTGAAGCGGATACTGAATACAGCCACGCCATCATTTCTCCGTTTTACTCGCTGAAGTGCTCGCTCTGTTGTTATAGACCACTTATTTCATTATTGGTGTACAGTATGTATGACGATGCTTGGAGAGCCCGGGATCGGAGAGACACAGAAATGCCGGGGAGCGGGACCGGGGGCGGATCCTCGGTGGAACCTAAATCCGTAGACTCAATCCTGCCTCAGGATCAATGTAAGACATGTGATTGGCCCGTGATGGCGTATGAGTCAAGGCCGGAAAACTCCCCGGGGGACCAGCGATCGCCATCATCTTGCGTTTCCcgccctttttttccttttaaCTTTCCCTCCTGTTCATTTGTGTGTCTACTGCTTCAtcttgcttctctctctcttccacagTTTTAGCTTCGTCCTGCTACTTGTTCTGCATCCATACGTCCGTTAACCACACGCGTCCGTCCAGTATGGTCGCCCAAGCTGCCGCCCCCGGGCAATTCCGTCAGTTTCCCCCTctacccctcccccgcctttCCAAAGTGAACAGCTACTAAATCCCGTAGAGAGGGCTGATTCCCAACCCGAAAACCCTTATTCGGCTCTCATCACCGATCAATCGATCGTCATCATCCCTTCTTTCACCCTTGAGTCTGGTGTTACCTTGCACAACGTTCCCGTGGCCTACACGACGAGAGGTCAACTCTCCCCCGAACGTGACAATGCATTGGTGATCTGTCATGCTCTCAGTGGTAGTGCGGATGTCGCGGACTGGTGGGGTCCCCTGCTTGGTGGCCCCGGTCAAGCTTTCGATACATCgcgcttcttcgtcgtctgcTTGAACAGTCTGGGTAGTCCGTACGGAAGTGCTAGCGCTGTGACCTACAAGGATGGCGATCCGTCTAAGGGCTTGTACGGTCCTGAGTTCCCTCTCACCACCGTCCGTGATGATGTGAAGTGAGTTTTCCTTCTTATGCTTTATGGTGTAACAGCGAGCTAACAACGCATAGGATTCACAAGATGGTTCTGGATGACATGGGCATTCGTCAAATTGCAGCCGTGGTGGGTGGCTCCATGGGTGGTATGCTTACTCTTGAGTACGCCTACTTTGGCAAGGACTATGTTCGCGCGATTGTTCCGATCGCCACCTCTCCTCGTCATTCGGCGTGGTGTATCAGCTGGGGTGAAGCCCAACGGCAGAGCATCTACAGCGATCCCAAGTATGAGGATGGCTACTACCCGTTTGACGATCCCCCGGCCACCGGTTTGGGTGCGGCGCGCATGtccgccctcctcacctACCGTAGCCGCAACTCTTTCGAGTCTCGCTTTGGCAGAAACGTGCCCGATCCCTCCAAGCGGCAGACCATCAATGGCCAGGAAAGGTCGCCCACTCCCCCGAACGAGCACTGGGCTATCCACAACGACGGACACAAGAGTGGGCGCAGCTCGCCCGGGCCGCAGGCTGACGCCCAACACTCTGAAGTTCAGTTCCAAGACCCTCAGTTCTCGGGTGCCAAAACCTTCAGCAAGACCATCGAGACCAACGGTTCCCAGAAGCGGCTCCCCACCTATTTTTCTGCTCAGTCGTACCTTCGGTACCAGGGCGAGAAGTTCGTGAAGCGTTTCGATGCCAACTGCTACATCGCCATCACCCGCAAGTTGGACACGCACGATGTGTCCCGACACCGGGCCAGTCCTTCCGCGGAGAACCCCGTCCGTGAAGCCCTATCTCAGATTGAGCAGCCCGCTCTGGTTCTAGGTATCGAATCCGATGGACTGTTCACTTTCGATgagcagaaggagatcgCTGCCGGCATTCCGGACTCCCGCCTGAAGCGGATCGAG of Aspergillus luchuensis IFO 4308 DNA, chromosome 7, nearly complete sequence contains these proteins:
- the met2 gene encoding homoserine O-acetyltransferase (COG:E;~EggNog:ENOG410PF9D;~InterPro:IPR000073,IPR008220,IPR029058;~MEROPS:MER0044357;~go_function: GO:0016747 - transferase activity, transferring acyl groups other than amino-acyl groups [Evidence IEA];~go_process: GO:0009058 - biosynthetic process [Evidence IEA]); the encoded protein is MAEQLLNPVERADSQPENPYSALITDQSIVIIPSFTLESGVTLHNVPVAYTTRGQLSPERDNALVICHALSGSADVADWWGPLLGGPGQAFDTSRFFVVCLNSLGSPYGSASAVTYKDGDPSKGLYGPEFPLTTVRDDVK
- a CDS encoding NAD(P)/FAD-dependent oxidoreductase (COG:E;~EggNog:ENOG410PJ6Z;~InterPro:IPR006076,IPR036188;~PFAM:PF01266;~go_function: GO:0016491 - oxidoreductase activity [Evidence IEA];~go_process: GO:0055114 - oxidation-reduction process [Evidence IEA]), producing the protein MGSTTTNTMLPPNNPITPFWRTQLDPLDDIRSTPDLPPQSDIVIIGGGYSGITLAYYLLKQLAEQGDKTTTITLLEARQICSGATGRNGMSLSIPKYGVHEVNLESEGGHLRPDIYGHIPTYIERSGLEAGLEIAEFEYAHIQALKDLLREENIDCDLNITRNMNVYLDEESAEKAKLAYEMLQAKGVKLAEDLHYTGKRDAEVISGAHNAKACISYTSGTLWPYKFILGLLSKIIKSPQLNVQTHTPVTSITTEDNIHTISTPRGTLRTGKIVYATNAYTAGLLPEYSANIIPCKGICCHITVPEGEGKKPAPFLPYSYAIGYGSDVVGGGSYLISRPDGSIIVGGAQATFKDKREEWYGVVDDTTLIDSAKNYYDGYMQRTFRGWEDSGAYVKEIWTGVMGYSADSHPHIGEVPNKPGQYVCAGFNGHGMPVILLSAKGLAEMIQKGKKFEETGMPRLFKTSVERMEKARNGPEGGDIFA
- the MET2_2 gene encoding homoserine O- acetyltransferase (COG:E;~EggNog:ENOG410PF9D;~InterPro:IPR000073,IPR008220,IPR029058;~MEROPS:MER0044357;~PFAM:PF00561;~go_function: GO:0016747 - transferase activity, transferring acyl groups other than amino-acyl groups [Evidence IEA];~go_process: GO:0009058 - biosynthetic process [Evidence IEA]) — its product is MVLDDMGIRQIAAVVGGSMGGMLTLEYAYFGKDYVRAIVPIATSPRHSAWCISWGEAQRQSIYSDPKYEDGYYPFDDPPATGLGAARMSALLTYRSRNSFESRFGRNVPDPSKRQTINGQERSPTPPNEHWAIHNDGHKSGRSSPGPQADAQHSEVQFQDPQFSGAKTFSKTIETNGSQKRLPTYFSAQSYLRYQGEKFVKRFDANCYIAITRKLDTHDVSRHRASPSAENPVREALSQIEQPALVLGIESDGLFTFDEQKEIAAGIPDSRLKRIESPEGHDAFLLQFEQVNRYILEFFREVLPDIMSKAPAEGVEAVDGVNKLTKSSTFGEAEVEDITAW
- a CDS encoding Zn(II)2Cys6 transcription factor domain-containing protein (COG:S;~EggNog:ENOG410PX2U;~InterPro:IPR001138,IPR036864;~go_function: GO:0000981 - DNA-binding transcription factor activity, RNA polymerase II-specific [Evidence IEA];~go_function: GO:0008270 - zinc ion binding [Evidence IEA];~go_process: GO:0006355 - regulation of transcription, DNA-templated [Evidence IEA]), encoding MDQPPTQYDLAPAPYGRACMNCSQSKCKCILPKGGGRCQRCQRLNKECRPSAFHRRQNARKSSLPKTGRLEKKLDELVTLLRAQSSNNAGDYAELIEELRREPDEDHHHPPPPRSQIKVTRTVSTAEKSIDCGFLNHFAQVGATLSRDESNSGGHLPNASTAEPTRSQAEEYLSIFVTQKLPYLPFVYFPPGTTAQHLRSDRPFLWLCIMAVTSKSPSQRRTLCDRIRETVAQRMVHDCYGRDLDFLLGLLVYIAWSNQQVFKKLNMTIYSQFATAIVYDLMLNQAPGGDKPSLLTILQTHPDEDPSPPPTRTMDERRAVLGCFLLTSSISLFLEKSDPLRWTPHMDECLHHLLEHPECLNDEILAQQARFQLINERINTTTTTTDPYHTNLPSIISPLSTIYTHTLTTHLHQTQSKLTPNSQGHRILHLHHSNTHLTIHQSALLKQPPTSPTTTTSSSPSTTSTTNQLHHLESLHACLSATSTWLTTFLAIPPAEYAGFPFPIFAQLVRHLAALYRLSTLDDDDGDHNPAWDRGHVQQTIDLMEVMDRLIGNLGQAAALARLEAQGEDEDEDVFFYSIGKYESVRLKWGGVFGGRDGNGNGGEVEGQGQGVQDGSSANGLGQGHGHGQVQDMGGLGVGYDDWLGEFLNSMVH
- a CDS encoding zinc-binding alcohol dehydrogenase family protein (COG:Q;~EggNog:ENOG410PVRX;~InterPro:IPR013149,IPR011032,IPR020843,IPR036291;~go_function: GO:0016491 - oxidoreductase activity [Evidence IEA];~go_process: GO:0055114 - oxidation-reduction process [Evidence IEA]), giving the protein MAPTNTAAWIKSEKAYPLEIDSAPYTHPGENELVIKNHSIGLNLVDYARQDLGSALFAWTPYPAIMGSDVAGEVVEVGPGPISSRFKPGDRVLGLTGELKSTRSSKGAFQNYVVLHAHMTSPIPSDLSYADAAGIPLGISTAACGLFQKDYLALQHPTAPRAPSTGQTVLIWSGSSSVGSNAIQLAVAAGYEVITTASPRNYDFVKSLGASHVFDYKSETVVEDIIAAFRGKSSAGALAIGPESPERCGQIVARVKGKKFVALVSPPSGTLADGVESKFVFGGDLAENEVGPAIFVDFLPAALKEGSFVSAPKVEVVGEGLESLQGALDVLKKGVSAKKLVVSL